One Littorina saxatilis isolate snail1 linkage group LG1, US_GU_Lsax_2.0, whole genome shotgun sequence genomic window carries:
- the LOC138961121 gene encoding uncharacterized protein: MNLCLVRILCIGIFLVESAVSSPRGCDRGRSRLVRRVVYEKVLPAFSAMNTELSDECVVSPARDRYRTQEMHKYVQEGTKWYCGFCGKSFVNEHFLDLHFDNRHTDHLEEENALCLADECEVFRCDIIGGSITADYWDIALCLEDDMTSLHRKCESMVQTCVPSGLTVNETRSLTEVTIQELCSYLTCAKYWEIPFESGTSGGIAGLYIILTVLVTFGIVIYYCIFYTYFYTDAFSDSMAYDPAPRIKQKIKPFQPDLRQRPRPFPSPHPD, translated from the exons ATGAATTTGTGTCTCGTGAGAATACTATGCATT GGGATCTTTCTGGTTGAGTCTGCAGTGTCTTCTCCGAGAGGATGCGACAGAGGCCGGTCTCGACTTGTGCGCAGAGTGGTGTACGAG AAGGTGCTGCCAGCCTTTTCAGCCATGAACACGGAGCTGTCAGATGAGTGTGTAGTTTCACCTGCACGAGATCGCTACCGCACGCAAGAGATGCACAAATATGTGCAGGAAGGTACCAAATGGTACTGTGGTTTCTGCGGCAAATCCTTCGTCAACGAGCACTTTCTGGATCTGCATTTTGACAACAGGCATACTGATCACCTTGAG GAGGAGAATGCGCTGTGCCTTGCTGACGAGTGTGAAGTGTTTCGCTGTGACATCATTGGCGGTTCGATCACAGCAGACTACTGGGATATTGCACTCTGTCTGGAGGATGACATGACGAGTCTGCATCGTAAATGTGAG TCCATGGTACAGACTTGTGTTCCGTCGGGACTGACAGTGAATGAAACTCGTTCTTTGACAG aaGTGACGATACAGGAGCTTTGTTCATACCTTACCTGTGCCAAGTACTGGGAGATACCTTTTGAATCA GGAACGTCTGGGGGAATCGCAGGCCTGTACATCATTTTGACTGTGCTGGTCACGTTTGGCATTGTCATCTATTACTGCATCTTCTACACATACTTCTA CACGGATGCATTTTCGGACTCCATGGCGTACGATCCAGCACCCCGAATCAAGCAGAAAATCAAACCATTCCAACCAGATCTCCGGCAGCGGCCACGCCCCTTCCCCTCACCTCACCCTGACTGA